The following DNA comes from Tumebacillus amylolyticus.
GCGCCAAGTCGGCAAACGGCTCAAACACAACCAACACGGTCGGCTGGCAATCGTTCAACACGTAGGACAACTCCGGCACGGAGAAACGATGATTCAATGGTACGAACACGGCGCCAATCTTGGCACAAGCGAACAGCAACTCCAAATGCCCCGCAGAGTTTAGAGCAAGCAAAGACACGCGGTCGCCCTTACGGACGCCGTTCTGTTGCAAGTACGCCCCCAGCCGCTTCGCTCGAAGGTCAAACTGCTCATACGTGAGCCGCAACCCCGTCTCCACCTCGACGAGCGCCAATTTCTGCGGCGTGAGGCGGGCCCGGCTCTGTAGCCAGTCGGTGGCGCGGCGCATTAGAGCGTCAAGCCTCCGTCCACGCTGAGAACCGCACCGTTGACGAAGCTCGCATCCTCCGACGCGAGGAACAGATACGCTTTGGCGATGTCCTCCGGTTGCCCAAGTCGGCGCAACGGGGTCTTCTCTTCCATCAGACCGAGGACTTTTTCCGGCATTTTGTCAGTCATGCCCGTCACGATGAAGCCCGGAGCGACGGCGTTCACGCGGATGCCCTTCGGTCCAAGTTCCTTCGCCCACGACTTGGTCATCCCGATGACGCCGGCCTTCGCTGCGGCGTAGTTGGTTTGTCCCACGTTGCCGTAGAGACCGACGACAGAGGCCGCGTTCAAGATGACCCCTTCGCCCTGTTGCATCATGATCCCTGCAACCAATTGGGTACAAGTGAACACACCGGTCAAATTGATCGAGATCACTTGATCCCATTGAGCCGGGTCCATTTTCACCAGCCAACCGTCGCGGGTGATCCCGGCATTGTTGACCAGCACGTCGATGCGACCGAACTTCTCCATCGCGGTGTTGACGAGATTTTGCACGTCGTCGCGGTTGGAGACGTCCGCTTTTACAAATTCCGCTTCGGTGCCGAGCGCTCGAAGTTCTTCCAGGGCTGTCTGTCCTGTTTCTTCGTTATAGTCGGCAATGACGAGCTTCGCGCCATTCTGTGCAAACAGTCGGGCCGTTTCTTTGCCGATCCCGCTCGCACCGCCGGTGATGATCGCTACTTTATTCAATAGACGCATGGAAAAAACCTCCTGAACTCTCTTCACGTGTATAGGAATAGTTTAGCAATTCGATGTTGCAGAAGAGTTGCACGATTGACGATACAGAGAGATCGCGGGGATAAAAAAGCACACCACCGCTGTAACCGCTTCCAAACCACCGCCGAACGCCATCACGCGGTGTACGCCAAACGACTGGATCAGACCTCCGGAAATCGCTTGAGCGACGGGAACCGACGAGGACATGAGCAGAATCGTCGTCGAGATCACGCGACCGAACAGCGCTTGCGGAATCAGAATCCGGTTGACACTCGGCGCAATCACGTTGACTGCAGAGTCTGTCAATCCGATCAGCCCGATCAGGCAGACGGTGAGCATGAAGTTTCCGCTCCAAGCCACGAGCAGGAACACCAAGCCTTCTAAAAAGCACGTCACCTGCGTCATCCTCGGAGTCGGGCGCTTGATCGTCACCACAGAGAACAGCACCGCTCCGACGGTGCCGCCGATTCCGATGCCCGTGAGCAACCAACCGTATCCACCGGCCCCCGCCCCGAACGCCTTCGCCAAAAACACCAACCCCACCAAGGCACCTGCCGATGAAAAGTTCGCCAAAAAAGCCGAGATCGACGTTGCCAAAATCACAGGAGTCCGCCAGATAAATCGAAACCCTGTGAGCAGATCTTCACGAAAACTCTGCTTTTTCGAAACGAAGTGCTCCCCGACAGTCACAGCGTTCGGCACCCGTATCAGATTCAGCATCACAAGCGATGAGAGAAATGCCACAAACGTCCCAATAACCACCGTCCGAGCGTCTCCGACGTCCATCAGCATCCCACTGAACACCGGACCGACGACGGCGGTCGTCTTCATCGCGATCATGAGGAGGCCGC
Coding sequences within:
- the fabG gene encoding 3-oxoacyl-ACP reductase FabG, which codes for MRLLNKVAIITGGASGIGKETARLFAQNGAKLVIADYNEETGQTALEELRALGTEAEFVKADVSNRDDVQNLVNTAMEKFGRIDVLVNNAGITRDGWLVKMDPAQWDQVISINLTGVFTCTQLVAGIMMQQGEGVILNAASVVGLYGNVGQTNYAAAKAGVIGMTKSWAKELGPKGIRVNAVAPGFIVTGMTDKMPEKVLGLMEEKTPLRRLGQPEDIAKAYLFLASEDASFVNGAVLSVDGGLTL
- a CDS encoding MFS transporter yields the protein MGLQVQIFKNRNFVWYWLSSVLAGLGDVVLSMALSWMVVELTGSGAMLGAMLAAIGVPRVVLTLFAGVLVDRMNPVKVLIGGEWVRVWTVGGLMLMSFGGRPPVWSLFAAAFLFGCLEAFFWPAASAVQQRMLQPEQYTQGSGLLMIAMKTTAVVGPVFSGMLMDVGDARTVVIGTFVAFLSSLVMLNLIRVPNAVTVGEHFVSKKQSFREDLLTGFRFIWRTPVILATSISAFLANFSSAGALVGLVFLAKAFGAGAGGYGWLLTGIGIGGTVGAVLFSVVTIKRPTPRMTQVTCFLEGLVFLLVAWSGNFMLTVCLIGLIGLTDSAVNVIAPSVNRILIPQALFGRVISTTILLMSSSVPVAQAISGGLIQSFGVHRVMAFGGGLEAVTAVVCFFIPAISLYRQSCNSSATSNC